TCGGAACCGATTCCGTGATCATGATCGACGAGGCACATCTAGCGCAGGCCTTGATTTCGTCCCTGGGAGCTGCCCATCGCCTGGACTCCAGCCAGATTCTCGGCTTGCCCCAGGCCTCGGTCATCCGCCTCAGCGCCACGAGCGGGGAACAGCCAGAAGGATGGGTTACCTCTTTCGATGAGGAAGCCCATCTACGTGACGTCACGGCTCACAAGCGCCTGACTGCTTCAAAGACGCTGACTTTGGTCACACCTCCTGGAGGGAAAAAGCTCAAACCTCACCAAGCGGTTGAGAAACTGGTGAAGTATGCCGCCGAAGCAGTCACGAGTGACACATCCCGCGTCCTGGTGGTGTGCAACACAGTGGACCGGGCTAGGGAAGTTCACCAAGAGCTCAAGAGTTCCAATAGCCTACTGCAGGGCACCGAAGTTCTCCTGCTTATGGGGCGTTCCCGTCCCTTGGACCGGGAGGCGATAGCAGGCCGGGTGACCGAGCTGTTCGGCGCAGACCGGGATGAAATGCCAAGACCGGCAATACTCGTCGCCACACAGACGGTAGAAGTCGGGATTGACCTCGATGCGACCACCCTCATCACAGAAACCGCCGCTTTTGATGCGCTGATTCAACGCATCGGCAGGCTCAACCGGCGAGGCGAGCTATCACAAGCAAAAGTCGTCGTGGTCGAGGATGGTGATCCAAAGCCTCCGGTCTACGGAGAGTCCAAGATCAAAACCGCTGATTTCCTACGATCCAGCACAGAGGAAACCGGGGTGCTTGATGTTTCGCCGTTGGCGTTGCGACACTTGACCACGCCGGAAGACTTGGCCGCGCATCCTCCGCTACTTCCGCTTCTTCTGCCAGCCCAGCTTGACGCCTGGGTACGTACTGCCCCGGCCCCCACAACCGATCCCCCGCTGGATCCGTACCTGCATGGTATTGACAAGTCAGTGGCGCCGGTCACGTTGGCTTGGCGTGACGGGCTCCTGGATGACTTCGGTGATCGCATTCCAGCTGAGGAGGCTGGTGCATCTATAGATGCCCTACCGCTCCGGGCCGAGGAGTGTATAGAGATTTCCCTTGGAGCGTTGCAACACTGGCTGCTCGGAAAGAAGGCCTGGCCGGTGGGTGACACCGAGGACTACGACGATGCCGACATTCCTTTCGGAGATGACGACGCCGATTCGATGGTGCTTCACCGAACCGAGGGAAAATCGGGTCTGTCTTCCTGGGACTGGGTATCTGCCGATTCGCTGCGCCCAGGCGATATGGTTGTCGCCCCGACCGAGCTGGGTGGGCTCGACCGGTTCGGTTGGGCTCCCACCAGCACGGAGAAAGTAACCGACGTAGCCGAACTGGCCGCTTTCCGACGCGGCCGGGCCGCCTTGCGGCTCGACCCACAGTTGCCTGATCGGCTCGGCCTGCCAGCGCCTTCAAACCTCAGAGATCTCGTGCAGGACTGGCGTAATTGTGATGACCCCGTTGATCGGGATGAGCTCAAGGCAACCATTGTCGGCACAGTCCGTTCCTGGTTGGCTCAACAGGTTGAGCCTGGTGCTGAGAGTGTTTGGACCTCGGCAGACTTCGCTGTTCTTGGCGCCCAGCTCTCTGATCAGGCCGCCCTTACGCAGATCAATGAAGACGCCGTCCCAGTACTACGAGAAATCTCACCAAAGCACGACCTGCCAGATGTGGATGAGGGAAACTCTGACGAGACCTCGCACCTGAATCAACGAGTCACTTTGGCAGTACACCTAAACACTGTGGGAACACGTGCACAGGATATCGCCTGTAACCTGGGCTTGCCTGAGCCGCTTCGCCGAACTGTGGTCGACGCTGCGCGCTGGCACGACTTGGGCAAGGTGGATCCTAGGTTCCAGGCGATGTTGTTCGGCGGGGATCCGATCCGAGCCGAGCTGGCGGATGAGCCACTCGCCAAATCCGGTATGCCTCCAGGTGATCGTCAGCGATACATCCGGGCAAGGACACTCAGCAAGTTGCCGCGAGGC
The sequence above is drawn from the Arachnia rubra genome and encodes:
- the cas3g gene encoding type I-G CRISPR-associated helicase/endonuclease Cas3g, whose translation is MIASDFDQFMLEVHGHPPFPWQSAAVVDILDKGCWPSLVDIPTGLGKTSMLDVAVFVLAMSAGGETPPGLGRRRIFFVVDRRIVVDQAEMHGKRISEALETATGGSISAEIAARIRKLCGSSGANPVLPVVKMRGGTTWDAAWLPRPDLPAIITGTVDQVGSRLFFRGYGVSTRRRPIDAALVGTDSVIMIDEAHLAQALISSLGAAHRLDSSQILGLPQASVIRLSATSGEQPEGWVTSFDEEAHLRDVTAHKRLTASKTLTLVTPPGGKKLKPHQAVEKLVKYAAEAVTSDTSRVLVVCNTVDRAREVHQELKSSNSLLQGTEVLLLMGRSRPLDREAIAGRVTELFGADRDEMPRPAILVATQTVEVGIDLDATTLITETAAFDALIQRIGRLNRRGELSQAKVVVVEDGDPKPPVYGESKIKTADFLRSSTEETGVLDVSPLALRHLTTPEDLAAHPPLLPLLLPAQLDAWVRTAPAPTTDPPLDPYLHGIDKSVAPVTLAWRDGLLDDFGDRIPAEEAGASIDALPLRAEECIEISLGALQHWLLGKKAWPVGDTEDYDDADIPFGDDDADSMVLHRTEGKSGLSSWDWVSADSLRPGDMVVAPTELGGLDRFGWAPTSTEKVTDVAELAAFRRGRAALRLDPQLPDRLGLPAPSNLRDLVQDWRNCDDPVDRDELKATIVGTVRSWLAQQVEPGAESVWTSADFAVLGAQLSDQAALTQINEDAVPVLREISPKHDLPDVDEGNSDETSHLNQRVTLAVHLNTVGTRAQDIACNLGLPEPLRRTVVDAARWHDLGKVDPRFQAMLFGGDPIRAELADEPLAKSGMPPGDRQRYIRARTLSKLPRGARHEAWSEALVTEHLSGMPEEYPGDPELLCHLIASHHGHARPLLPPVADNGKHVLTTTVDGKEVTAPLPIGVRLSDADRFARLNARYGRWGLALLEAIVRCADMTVSSEGS